TTGTTATCATCCGGAGGTCAGCCAGCATGCGAAAGGCGCGCTGGCTGAGAGGAAGAAGGGGAAGAGATGCCGCATTCTGTGACCCTCTACACGACGATGGAGTCTCCGATTGGACAGCTGATCCTGACCGGAGACCGAAGCCACATCACGGGGCTGCTCTTGCCGGAAGATCACGGCCGCCGAACATCCGTCGACCCGTTGTGGATACGGGCGGACGACGCCTTCGGCGAGGCGGTGGCCCAGCTCGACGCCTATTTTGCCGGCCAGCTAACGCGCTTCGCGCTACCCATTGCGCTGAGCGGGACACCATTTCAGATGCGCGTCTGGCGCGCGCTCCAGCAGATTCGCTACGGCGA
This window of the Chloroflexota bacterium genome carries:
- a CDS encoding methylated-DNA--[protein]-cysteine S-methyltransferase; translation: MPHSVTLYTTMESPIGQLILTGDRSHITGLLLPEDHGRRTSVDPLWIRADDAFGEAVAQLDAYFAGQLTRFALPIALSGTPFQMRVWRALQQIRYGETATYGQIAAQIGQPAAVRAVGLANGRNPIAIIVPCHRVVGAGGALTGYGGGLDRKRWLLDLEQRVVAAERSVATSATMEPALAGAGV